The genome window ATCAGTCGAGTAACTAAAGCAAACAAGTGAATATCGAAGCAATGCACGACTGCTAGATATGCTCTagatcatttaaataaaacatagacttacatataacataaatataggTTATCAAAGTGAAGTTACTTTTACtctaaattaaacattttgttttgtttaggTTAGTTTGTAATAACCTTCTATTCACTCTTGGGATTTCCAGGGTATTAAAACACAATAATTATATGAGCTCGATTCGCGGCCCAAATCGAAAATGCAGTCAAGCATGGCAAACTCTTTTCAGACTCAGTCCAGTCAGACTTAGCCTGCGACTTGTGCATTAAGCCAAGTCTAAACACATAACTGACCTGCCCAAAGACGAAACGGTCGAAAGTGAAagtttgctattgttgttgttgtggttgttgttgtttggggGGAGCTGCCTGCCGCATTGGCAGCATCACGCGAATTGTAATTACAGCCGGACCAATGAATTAGCCGCATCCACAAagtaaatttaacaattttattgcacttgcCACCAAAATGGAGCGTTGCAATCAATTGCATTGCGTCGACAAACCAAAAACTTGTTGCTAGGATCAACTTGCCATTGTTGGATCTAGCTTCCTGAATTGAAAACCAGTTAATGCCATCTTCATTACGATTTTGGCCATCCCATATCTTCAGTCCATGGTTCGTTTTCAAGTTTAACAACAATCGTTTACATGCAGCTCACCATTCATTCCCATCCATTGACATTCGCACTCACAGTTACACTCGCATTCCcatttgttttcagttttctgttttctgttttttgtttttatcgtCAATTTCTTCACTCGCCTCAATACTGTGGTCAGATGATGGGTTTGGTGGCCTCTGTCGTTGCCAGCTTTTAAATTGACCTAATCGAATTGGTTATTGTCTTTGgcttatttacattaaaaatcaaatttagcgTGATTTCCAAAGTttgaacaattttataatgaatGCGTTTGGCAATCAATTAGCTTTAATATTCATACAAGTATATCGGACACTAATTTATCTATTCAATCTAAACAAATGTGTAACACATTGTGCAAACCCAACAAGCAATAAGTGAAtgcaattaatatataaaacatagtAATTAATTATAGACTAATCAGACCTAATAAACGAATTATGTCAAAATACGACACagttattgaaaataacaataatgtcCCAATatgattgaattttaatattcgtttttaattatattaacttCTTTTACTATGGGAATGGATCGGGCAACGTCAGAACGCTTAACTATTCTAATCAAAACGATCTGGCAACTCTACAGCCTGCATATATCGGTAATCCACGTCAggcatcgatatcgataacgatTATTATCAACTCGAACAACGCTGAACTATTTAAATTGcgcacaaaaaataaaaataaatatatgtgaaTTAGATATTATATTTGAGACACAATAAACATAAACTTATGTTATCTAAATaattaataccacactttTACATCGTTCCAAGCAATtcattatttcaatattaattaatcGTTATCGCGGTTAGTGCAAATTAACTCACTTCTCACTCTTTCTGCTGTCAGTTTAAGCGTCAATTAATTATAGTCTTTTGGTTGGCATCGTTTGCCTAtactgccacgcccccttccaaCAACGCCTGCGTATGTGACCCAGTTACTCtcgaaatgaaattcaaatttataccGTTCGAAAAACGCATTTTTTCTGTTAcacattttaagtatttagttCTAATATGGCAAAATTCATCAATATTAAAGTCAAGCTATTAATCGACTTGCAGCCAATTATCGTTAAAGTtgtgttggctgttggctgttgacTCGCCTTGACCAAAACCCAACGGCATTTTATAAAAGTGCGTTTttggaatttaaaacaaacaaaaaccgTAAAACACATGTATGCCTTTCAATAACAGGCAATTTAATACCTTActctaaaaaataaataacaaatacaataattaagtAAACATAATATATACGTAATGCTCAAATCCATGTACCTTGTGTTAGGGtataacaaacacaaataactAAACCTTAAATGTTTATgtgctgtttgcttttttcacgtttacttatttatttttgttttttggcttttttatGATGACTTCAACGCATCGCCTCAAGAAGCCGTTCAAAACTTGCGCATGgctatgaaatttaatttggcgTAGTCCAAAACACAGACAGGGTCGAGTTATCCAAATGACGTTGTCAGTCATATCAAAATCTTTGCTTGAAATAATTGTTGAAGCTCTTCTTTAAGTTGTGTGTtgatgtaaatatatattaagtgCACTAAACACTCAAGATTGGATCGATGTAAAGTGACCCTTCGAGATAACCTTCTTATCTGATCGCCATCTACAGAAGCCAAATTGTGTTtgaacaaaaatttgtttgtttttaagcTATGCATTAAAATACGTACTTATTTTGTAATGATccacaaattaataaataataatataaataataattttttgtatctCAAATCCtcatatttatagttttatgttTGTCTTAAATTAGTATTCTTCTCCCATGgcaactaaattatttattaatagttatatagtataataataataattcactTGCCCTGAATTTCATCTGcagcacaaaagtatgcaacaagtTTTTGGTTTCACTAAAGGTTGATGCGCAACATTAACCTTGACCTCGATTGCAGCAGAGTCAAGTGTGCagattattttatatgaatagtattgttatataattaaataaaaaaacaaatgtaactatttttgaattaattcctctatatatatacattatataataTGACACAACTCTACGGATGCTTTGCTAGTAATTATGTAATTTCAACTAATTTTGAGTTCAAAACTATTAAGTATTATAATAAGAAGTAAgtgaaattgttatttaaatatatacttattatGTATATGAAATAGACCAAACAACTTGCTCTTAAGGCTTAAGTTTTCTTGAAAAGTTTTGAAGAACTTTGTCTGCTTTCAAGCGCACcaaattaatagaaataaaaagtaaaagcttttaataatgttgtaGCATTTTAGGCAAATAAgataaaatgtttttgaatttaacaatAACTAATTGTTATTTGAGTTTGCCAACTTTGTTTGAACAAGTGGGTGGAATaagttttgcaaattaaaattgttcaaTGCCAGTCAAAGGTCAATTATCAATGCCTAGAACTCAACTATAAATAGTGATACTTTTGACAAATtcaagcataaataaaattcaagtcAGTAAGATGAAACTAGCATTGGCCCTATCAGCTCTATTGATGCTGGTGTACACCGTTTTGATAGATGGTCTAAACTACACGACGAGcagcacaagcagcagcagtggacCGAAGATCTGTGTTCTCTCAGATTGCAACTATTTCTCTACGAGCAATGTGTGCGGTCGCTATGGAAGTTCCAATCTCTGCAAGCGCTTCAACAACAGCTGTTTACTCCGCTACGAGGGATGCGTCAGTTCTGTAGCCTACACGACTGTTTCCCTCTCCATGTGCTCCGGAATATCAGTTGGCACTCGCAGGAGATGcgcatcatcgtcatcgtcatcatcaacatcatcatcatcatcatcgtcgtcatcaaaTGTTTATCCTATTTACATACGCAGACGTCGCGGTTAAAACTCAAATTTGATCACTAATAAACtgttttaattgttgtaaatcCATTATCTATCTCTTTTAAAATGTTACAAGATAACATAGACCGAGAGAAAAGGACTTGGATAACGAATATTGAGTCTCTTCTGACACCGCAAATACTTGATTATAAAAGgtttttttgaatttctaatttaaaaaaatttaaagcgTATTTGAAAcataacttttaaaaataaaaacaagtaagaaagctacagtcgagtgtgctcgactgtgagatacccgctacccattttgaataaaagcaatatattttgcggtatcattttcaaaatatactgaatatactgcaaaaatactaaaaaaatgtaccaaatggtatgtttggtatatagatatagtaccgcattgaaaatatacccTAGACGcctcaatataccagattgttagccaaagcaactaagagccctagtaagtaggcgtttttgcccatacaaaagtattttaataataacaatttttatctgatcgtaaacaaaattttcaggaatcataactactatagttattcttctttaaaattacgcttgttattcgatttttttgatttgcggggcggaagtgggtgtggcaaaaatttgaaacaaacttgatctgcgtgcaaacataacaaatgctgtcgaaaacaaattatagctctatctctcgtagtctctgatatctaggtgttcatacggacagacggacagacacacagacggacatggctatatcgtctcggctgttgacgctgatcaagaatatataaactttatagggtcagagatgcctccttctaccttttacatacatttcctgtcggcacaaagttataatacccttctaccctatgggtagagGGTATAATGATTTAACTTAAAGGTGACAAATGAAGCGATCTCGACAAACTCTATTCCGAAACGAGATAGAATTCCGAATTTTATTATCTAGAACGAATTTTACTGTTTATACTCTCTACTCATAGGGTAtatataactttgtgcctctagcaattgaatgcaatagggtctccgaccctatgaaatatatatattcttgatcaacttGAATAGCCGAGGCGAAATAGCCAAGTCCGTCTAtctgtctgttcgtctgtccTTAAGAATCCCTCTCAGagactatatttaaaatagagatagagctatattttttttcgacaccacGTAATATCTTTGCCTGCAGATCAAgtatttttggatttttatcAAAGCAACTATTACAATAACTATATTTTGGTCTCGATCAAATAACAATTgcagaagttatttaagaaatggTTTTATGAGACAAAAAGCGACTGTTGCTGTCGGGTCTTAATTACTTTGGTTAACAATCGTACCCTATAATATAAGAACTTGATAGTATATTTACATTCTAAATAcagtattcggtatatttaattatgtttcggtatattaagAGCACTCTCGAATGTAgcttttttgcttgttttttgtttcgaaTGTAATAAGAATCATATGAACTTTGCTATTAAAACTGTAGGAAAGTGGAAGTGAAGCATTCCATTTCTAGATAGACCAAAACTGTGACCAAACTCCAACTGAATTATggatattttgtttgttatgaTGTGCATAAAAAAGGTAATATTTACtttcaataatttgatatatgaAGAAATTCAACAGGAAAGTGTAACGAACTTTCTTAACAtaagaaattttattatactatatatcacctttgttaaatatattaaacatacTCGTATTGCCCCCGTTTGTATCACACATTTaagaatttgaaatatttggaaattaacatatgtatgtataacatattaattatttgcacaACTGCTGGTAATTAATGCTTTattagaaatcataaatatttcccTAGTTCatcttttgcaaatttatttttgcaaaacaaatacagATGGAATCagatacaatttgtttaacaatGATATCATGCAAGAAAATCCGTATTTAAGTAAACGAATATCAGTAGACAAGCCCATTTGATATTGTGATTTCGAATTGCAGAAATGAATACTGTTCTGTTGATTTCTCTTGCTCTGGTCTTGGTTCCTTTAGCCACATCCACGACCAGTCTGATTCGCTGCCGTGTTCAAGCTTTGGCTAATTGCGATCGAACCAAAAAAGTATGTCTTCGTTTCTCTCGTACAAATCTCTGTGAACTCTTTCGAAACGAGTGCCAACAAAAATTGGCCAACTGCAATAACAACGGAGGCCTAACACAAGCATGTAAGTACGCTATGAAAAGTCCATCTTAAGACactttgaattttaaatacaatttcttgactattcaacaacaaattaatttctatgtttgtataacaataataataaattttaactaTCCCATCACAAACTTTTGATAACCTGTCTTACAATTTTGTACAACTACAACTAGAGAATTTCtgtgtttaattttttcgatccgcaaatttatatttgaaataatttttctaGAAACCCTTTTGAgtggaaattaattaaatttttttaagtgtCTTATAACTTTGAACCTTTTCATCACTAAATACTAAAGatcttgtttttaaaatttcagttTACGAAAAAgctaatttgaaatattgcaAAGGACTGTCGATGAATCAAAGGTTACCCTGTGCTTCAATTCAAACCTAATAGAAATGTTTAAgtttatatattgttatattaaaatatattgtagcctaataataacaaataaataatttaatctaACCATAATGTGTGTATACAACTTTAAACCTCATAGCTCTTATCTCAATTAGCAGAGAATCAAACCAGAAATTAAAtctatcaaatttatattttttaaataggtCTCCCTTAAATCCACGTTCGCTCTATTTATCATCGAGACCTTAatgtttttgcctttttgtttCTGAATGCTAAACGTATCCCGAGGctctttttattattcaaggcaaaatactatatatggaACACAGTACTAAAAACGTACTTTCATAAATTTACCCTCTCATTTGAGCGGTTGGGTGCTTCTGGataagcgagagagaaagagaaagagagagtgagtgtgtgGTTCGCATAACCACatttttgctgtattttgccttgaaaatatgcaatttatgGTAAATTCCCTTTCATGTTTTGCGACTGCAATTAAAACTCAGAGCACACAAAAACTGCAGCATATATCATCGCCAACCAGTATGTGagtgtctgtgtttgtttgttgttgtgtttgttacAGAtgataaaatgaataattgtTCCGTTTTTCCTCGCGAAAGCGCAGACGGAAACGCAATCATCAAAATGGACGCACTGCTGTTTCCGGTTTGACAAACGTGCATCGAATGCTTAGTTGCCACATTTTATAATCGCATCTGCATCAAAGAATGGGGAATGGTTCAACTTAGAGACCAATCATCAGACAAATGTATTTCTAGTAATAGTTATTACATTACAATTCCTCAATGTCTAGTGACAGCGATAGTTAATGAcagtattaatattattctataataacataaaaatagttttaaggTTTCCTTAATATATCGTAACATAACAGAGCCTTAAGCGCTGTTCTCCTTATGAAAAAAATCGCCGTTCAAAATTTGTACGGCGTCATTTCTTTCCGCAGTTCCcagcacaaataaatatttttaagcgTATCGATACTCCGATTCTCAAGTCagcaattcaatattttttatacccaccACCCatggggtagaagggtattataactttgtgccggcaggaaatgtatgtaacaggtagaaggaggcatctccgacctgataaagtatatatattcttgatcagcgtcaacagccgagacgatatagccctgtccgtccgtccgtatgaaacactggatctcagagactataagagatagagctattattttttttcgacagcatttcttatgtttgcacgcagatcaagttcgtttcaaatttttgccacgcccacttccgcaccgcaaatcgaataacaagcgtaattttaaaactagagattttggtatatacaataattactatagtagttatgattcctgaaaatttggttgcgatcagataaaaattgtcgaagttattaaagaaatacttttgtatgggaaaaaaacgcctacttactagggctcttagttgctttggccgataATCTGGTGTTTTgtgtcgtctatggtatatttagaatggtgtgctgtatcgatataccaaacataccatttggtatatttttagtatttttagtattttcggtatattttgaaaataataccgcaatattttgcctttattaaaatgggtagcgggtatctcacagtcgagcacactcgactgtaactttcttccttgtttttttgctatttcCGTGTCAAATTTAGAGTCGGTTGCCAAGATTGTCACTATAAAATTTGTGGGACTTCcgaaatatattgcttttccTCGAGTTAATATACTGAGAATCTAAGAAATGAAAAGCATCCTTGTGCTTTAGCGAATTTTGCTTAgttcacaatttaaaaatgtcgCAAAATCGAATTATTTCCAAATGGAGCAATTTAACCTCGTTGACGTTTtcaaaagcaatatatttaaaataataagaaagcGATGCAATGAATGgaagcaagtaagaaatctgCAGTCgggtgtactcgactgtgaaatacccgctacccatttcaaataaaaacgaaacagTACGgcattattctaaaaatataccactataatatatataatatagaaagaaatactaaaatataccgaagactgtatttggtatattgatatactattgtGTAAccttacaaaatataccataaattgtcatccaaaacaactaaaacac of Drosophila nasuta strain 15112-1781.00 chromosome 3, ASM2355853v1, whole genome shotgun sequence contains these proteins:
- the LOC132793303 gene encoding uncharacterized protein DDB_G0271670-like, yielding MKLALALSALLMLVYTVLIDGLNYTTSSTSSSSGPKICVLSDCNYFSTSNVCGRYGSSNLCKRFNNSCLLRYEGCVSSVAYTTVSLSMCSGISVGTRRRCASSSSSSSTSSSSSSSSSNVYPIYIRRRRG
- the LOC132793625 gene encoding uncharacterized protein LOC132793625, which encodes MNTVLLISLALVLVPLATSTTSLIRCRVQALANCDRTKKVCLRFSRTNLCELFRNECQQKLANCNNNGGLTQAFYEKANLKYCKGLSMNQRLPCASIQT